The following are encoded in a window of Drosophila simulans strain w501 chromosome 3L, Prin_Dsim_3.1, whole genome shotgun sequence genomic DNA:
- the LOC6738408 gene encoding 2-oxoglutarate dehydrogenase, mitochondrial isoform X10: MHRAHTAFSLALSPMAHKNFATWLLKSSSSQQMAKVTAAAAVRTYNSAAAEPFANGSTASYVEEMYNAWLRDPTSVHTSWDAYFRSNSYVSPPNLAPVQANTLPLTSFNFGGAVSGAAPDSKTIDDHLAVQAIIRSYQIRGHNIAHLDPLEINTPELPGNSSTKSIYANFSFGEQDMDRQFKLPSTTFIGGDEASLPLKEILNRLENVYCNKIGVEFMFINSLEQCNWIRKRFETPGVLNFSPEEKRLILARLTRATGFEAFLAKKYSSEKRFGLEGCEIMIPALKEIIDVSTELGVESVIMGMPHRGRLNTLANVCRKPLNQIFTQFAGLEAADDGSGDVKYHLGTYIERLNRVTNKNIRLAVVANPSHLEAVDPVVQGKTRAEQFYRGDQEGKKVMSILIHGDAAFCGQGVVYETMHLSDLPDYTTHGTIHVVANNQIGFTTDPRFSRSSPYCTDVARVVNAPIFHVNADDPEAVMHVCKVAAEWRATFHKDCVIDLVGYRRNGHNEIDEPMFTQPLMYQKIRKHKNCLDLYADKLIAEGTVTGEEVKSVAAKYENICEEAFALAKTETHVKYKDWLDSPWSGFFEGKDPLKVAPTGVKEETLIHIGNRFSSPPPNAAEFVIHKGLLRVLAARKAMVDEKVADWALGEAMAFGSLLKEGIHVRLSGQDVERGTFSHRHHVLHHQLVDKATYNSLQHMYPDQAPYSVSNSSLSEYAVLGFEHGYSMTNPNALVLWEAQFGDFSNTAQSIIDQFISSGQSKWVRQSGLVMLLPHGMEGMGPEHSSCRVERFLQMSSDDPDYFPPESDEFGVRQLHDINWIVANCSTPANYYHILRRQIALPFRKPLILCTPKSLLRHPEAKSPFSEMSEGSEFQRIIPDNGPAGQNPSNVKKVVFCSGRVYYDLTKTRREKQLEGEIAIVRVEQISPFPFDLVKEQANLYKNAELVWAQEEHKNQGSWTYVQPRFLTALNHSRDVSYVGRACGASTATGSKAQHIRELNALLNDAIST; the protein is encoded by the exons ATGCATAGAGCCCACACAGCCTTCAGCCTGGCCTTGTCGCCGATGGCGCACAAGAACTTCGCCACATGGCTGctcaagagcagcagcagtcagcAG ATGGCCAAGGTAACTGCAGCGGCCGCTGTGCGCACCTACAACTCCGCGGCTGCCGAACCTTTTGCCAACGGCAGCACCGCCTCCTACGTGGAGGAGATGTACAACGCCTGGCTTCGGGATCCCACTTCCGTGCACACC TCCTGGGACGCGTACTTCCGCAGCAACAGCTACGTTAGCCCGCCCAACTTGGCGCCCGTGCAGGCCAACACTCTGCCGCTGACCTCCTTCAACTTTGGAGGAGCCGTCTCCGGCGCTGCGCCCGACTCCAAGACCATTGACGACCATCTGGCCGTCCAGGCCATCATCAGGAGCTACCAG ATTCGAGGACATAATATTGCTCACCTCGATCCACTCGAAATTAATACACCAGAATTGCCTGGCAACTCCTCGACGAAATCCATTTACGCTAATTTCAGTTTTG gcgaGCAGGACATGGATCGCCAGTTCAAGCTGCCCAGCACTACCTTCATCGGAGGCGATGAGGCTTCGTTGCCCCTAAA GGAAATCCTGAACCGCCTGGAGAACGTCTACTGTAACAAGATTGGCGTTGAGTTCATGTTCATCAACTCGCTGGAGCAATGCAACTGGATCCGCAAGCGTTTTGAGACTCCCGGCGTCCTCAACTTCTCGCCCGAGGAGAAGCGTCTGATCCTGGCCCGTTTGACCCGTGCCACCGGCTTCGAGGCTTTCCTGGCCAAGAAGTACTCTTCTGAGAAACGTTTCGGTCTGGAGGGTTGCGAGATCATGATCCCAGCCCTGAAGGAGATCATCGACGTGTCAACGGAGTTGGGAGTGGAGTCGGTCATCATGGGCATGCCCCATCGTGGACGTCTAAACACCTTGGCCAATGTGTGCCGCAAGCCCTTGAACCAGATCTTCACCCAGTTCGCTGGTCTGGAGGCTGCTGATGAT GGCTCTGGTGATGTCAAGTACCATCTGGGTACATACATCGAGCGATTGAACCGCGTCACAAACAAGAACATCCGCTTGGCTGTCGTGGCCAACCCGTCCCATCTGGAGGCTGTGGATCCCGTGGTGCAGGGCAAGACCCGTGCCGAGCAGTTCTACCGTGGCGACCAGGAGGGCAAGAAGGTTATGTCCATTTTGATTCACGGTGATGCCGCCTTCTGCGGACAGGGTGTCGTTTACGAAACTATGCATCTGTCGGATCTGCCCGACTACACCACACACGGAACTATCCATGTGGTGGCCAACAACCAGATCGGTTTCACCACCGATCCCCGTTTCTCGAGGTCCTCTCCCTACTGTACGGATGTGGCTCGTGTCGTCAATGCTCCTATTTTCCACGTGAACGCTGACGATCCAGAGGCTGTGATGCATGTGTGCAAGGTGGCTGCTGAATGGCGTGCCACTTTCCACAAGGATTGTGTTATTGATTTGGTCGGATACCGCCGCAATGGACACAACGAGATCGACGAGCCCATGTTCACGCAACCCTTGATGTACCAGAAGATCCGCAAGCACAAGAACTGTCTGGACCTGTATGCCGACAAACTGATCGCTGAGGGCACTGTCACCGGCGAGGAGGTCAAGTCGGTTGCTGCTAAATACGAGAACATTTGCGAGGAGGCATTCGCTCTGGCCAAGACCGAGACCCACGTCAAGTACAAGGACTGGCTCGACTCGCCCTGGTCCGGCTTCTTCGAGGGCAAGGACCCCTTGAAGGTAGCGCCCACTGGAGTCAAGGAGGAGACCCTCATCCACATCGGCAACCGCTTCTCGTCGCCGCCACCGAACGCTGCTGAATTCGTGATTCACAA GGGTCTATTGCGAGTGTTGGCCGCTCGCAAGGCAATGGTGGACGAAAAGGTCGCTGATTGGGCCTTGGGAGAGGCTATGGCCTTCGGCTCTCTGCTGAAGGAGGGAATCCATGTGCGCCTTTCGGGACAGGATGTCGAGCGCGGTACCTTCTCGCATCGCCACCATGTGCTGCACCACCAGCTGGTCGACAAGGCCACCTACAACTCGCTGCAGCACATGTACCCAGATCAGGCGCCCTACTCCGTCTCCAACAGCTCGCTGTCGGAGTACGCAGTGCTTGGTTTCGAGCACGGTTACTCGATGACCAATCCCAATGCCCTGGTGCTGTGGGAGGCTCAGTTCGGAGACTTCAGCAACACGGCCCAGTCGATCATCGATCAGTTCATCTCCAGCGGTCAGTCAAAGTGGGTGCGCCAATCGGGTCTGGTGATGCTCCTGCCCCACGGCATGGAAGGCATGGGCCCCGAGCACTCCTCGTGCCGAGTGGAGCGCTTCCTGCAAATGAGCAGCGACGATCCCGACTACTTCCCACCAGAGTCCGATGAGTTCGGAGTGCGACAGCTGCACGACATTAACTGGATCGTGGCAAACTGCTCGACGCCCGCCAACTACTACCACATCCTGCGCCGACAGATCGCATTGCCTTTCCGCAAGCCCCTGATCCTGTGCACGCCCAAATCGCTGCTGCGTCACCCCGAGGCTAAGAGTCCTTTCAGCGAGATGAGCGAGGGCAGCGAGTTCCAGCGCATCATCCCCGACAACGGTCCCGCCGGCCAGAATCCCAGCAATGTGAAGAAGGTCGTCTTCTGCTCGGGCCGCGTCTACTACGATTTGACCAAGACACGTAGGGAAAAGCAGCTGGAGGGCGAAATCGCCATTGTGCGCGTGGAGCAG ATCTCTCCCTTCCCCTTCGATCTGGTCAAGGAGCAGGCCAACCTGTATAAGAATGCCGAACTCGTGTGGGCCCAAGAGGAGCACAAGAACCAGGGCAGCTGGACCTATGTGCAACCTCGTTTCCTCACCGCCTTGAACCACAGCCGCGACGTCAG CTACGTCGGCCGCGCCTGCGGAGCCTCCACCGCCACCGGATCCAAGGCCCAGCACATCCGTGAGCTGAACGCGCTGCTCAATGACGCGATTTCGACCTAA
- the LOC6738408 gene encoding 2-oxoglutarate dehydrogenase, mitochondrial isoform X9 — protein MHRAHTAFSLALSPMAHKNFATWLLKSSSSQQVSLMAKVTAAAAVRTYNSAAAEPFANGSTASYVEEMYNAWLRDPTSVHTSWDAYFRSNSYVSPPNLAPVQANTLPLTSFNFGGAVSGAAPDSKTIDDHLAVQAIIRSYQIRGHNIAHLDPLEINTPELPGNSSTKSIYANFSFGEQDMDRQFKLPSTTFIGGDEASLPLKEILNRLENVYCNKIGVEFMFINSLEQCNWIRKRFETPGVLNFSPEEKRLILARLTRATGFEAFLAKKYSSEKRFGLEGCEIMIPALKEIIDVSTELGVESVIMGMPHRGRLNTLANVCRKPLNQIFTQFAGLEAADDGSGDVKYHLGTYIERLNRVTNKNIRLAVVANPSHLEAVDPVVQGKTRAEQFYRGDQEGKKVMSILIHGDAAFCGQGVVYETMHLSDLPDYTTHGTIHVVANNQIGFTTDPRFSRSSPYCTDVARVVNAPIFHVNADDPEAVMHVCKVAAEWRATFHKDCVIDLVGYRRNGHNEIDEPMFTQPLMYQKIRKHKNCLDLYADKLIAEGTVTGEEVKSVAAKYENICEEAFALAKTETHVKYKDWLDSPWSGFFEGKDPLKVAPTGVKEETLIHIGNRFSSPPPNAAEFVIHKGLLRVLAARKAMVDEKVADWALGEAMAFGSLLKEGIHVRLSGQDVERGTFSHRHHVLHHQLVDKATYNSLQHMYPDQAPYSVSNSSLSEYAVLGFEHGYSMTNPNALVLWEAQFGDFSNTAQSIIDQFISSGQSKWVRQSGLVMLLPHGMEGMGPEHSSCRVERFLQMSSDDPDYFPPESDEFGVRQLHDINWIVANCSTPANYYHILRRQIALPFRKPLILCTPKSLLRHPEAKSPFSEMSEGSEFQRIIPDNGPAGQNPSNVKKVVFCSGRVYYDLTKTRREKQLEGEIAIVRVEQISPFPFDLVKEQANLYKNAELVWAQEEHKNQGSWTYVQPRFLTALNHSRDVSYVGRACGASTATGSKAQHIRELNALLNDAIST, from the exons ATGCATAGAGCCCACACAGCCTTCAGCCTGGCCTTGTCGCCGATGGCGCACAAGAACTTCGCCACATGGCTGctcaagagcagcagcagtcagcAGGTGAGTTTG ATGGCCAAGGTAACTGCAGCGGCCGCTGTGCGCACCTACAACTCCGCGGCTGCCGAACCTTTTGCCAACGGCAGCACCGCCTCCTACGTGGAGGAGATGTACAACGCCTGGCTTCGGGATCCCACTTCCGTGCACACC TCCTGGGACGCGTACTTCCGCAGCAACAGCTACGTTAGCCCGCCCAACTTGGCGCCCGTGCAGGCCAACACTCTGCCGCTGACCTCCTTCAACTTTGGAGGAGCCGTCTCCGGCGCTGCGCCCGACTCCAAGACCATTGACGACCATCTGGCCGTCCAGGCCATCATCAGGAGCTACCAG ATTCGAGGACATAATATTGCTCACCTCGATCCACTCGAAATTAATACACCAGAATTGCCTGGCAACTCCTCGACGAAATCCATTTACGCTAATTTCAGTTTTG gcgaGCAGGACATGGATCGCCAGTTCAAGCTGCCCAGCACTACCTTCATCGGAGGCGATGAGGCTTCGTTGCCCCTAAA GGAAATCCTGAACCGCCTGGAGAACGTCTACTGTAACAAGATTGGCGTTGAGTTCATGTTCATCAACTCGCTGGAGCAATGCAACTGGATCCGCAAGCGTTTTGAGACTCCCGGCGTCCTCAACTTCTCGCCCGAGGAGAAGCGTCTGATCCTGGCCCGTTTGACCCGTGCCACCGGCTTCGAGGCTTTCCTGGCCAAGAAGTACTCTTCTGAGAAACGTTTCGGTCTGGAGGGTTGCGAGATCATGATCCCAGCCCTGAAGGAGATCATCGACGTGTCAACGGAGTTGGGAGTGGAGTCGGTCATCATGGGCATGCCCCATCGTGGACGTCTAAACACCTTGGCCAATGTGTGCCGCAAGCCCTTGAACCAGATCTTCACCCAGTTCGCTGGTCTGGAGGCTGCTGATGAT GGCTCTGGTGATGTCAAGTACCATCTGGGTACATACATCGAGCGATTGAACCGCGTCACAAACAAGAACATCCGCTTGGCTGTCGTGGCCAACCCGTCCCATCTGGAGGCTGTGGATCCCGTGGTGCAGGGCAAGACCCGTGCCGAGCAGTTCTACCGTGGCGACCAGGAGGGCAAGAAGGTTATGTCCATTTTGATTCACGGTGATGCCGCCTTCTGCGGACAGGGTGTCGTTTACGAAACTATGCATCTGTCGGATCTGCCCGACTACACCACACACGGAACTATCCATGTGGTGGCCAACAACCAGATCGGTTTCACCACCGATCCCCGTTTCTCGAGGTCCTCTCCCTACTGTACGGATGTGGCTCGTGTCGTCAATGCTCCTATTTTCCACGTGAACGCTGACGATCCAGAGGCTGTGATGCATGTGTGCAAGGTGGCTGCTGAATGGCGTGCCACTTTCCACAAGGATTGTGTTATTGATTTGGTCGGATACCGCCGCAATGGACACAACGAGATCGACGAGCCCATGTTCACGCAACCCTTGATGTACCAGAAGATCCGCAAGCACAAGAACTGTCTGGACCTGTATGCCGACAAACTGATCGCTGAGGGCACTGTCACCGGCGAGGAGGTCAAGTCGGTTGCTGCTAAATACGAGAACATTTGCGAGGAGGCATTCGCTCTGGCCAAGACCGAGACCCACGTCAAGTACAAGGACTGGCTCGACTCGCCCTGGTCCGGCTTCTTCGAGGGCAAGGACCCCTTGAAGGTAGCGCCCACTGGAGTCAAGGAGGAGACCCTCATCCACATCGGCAACCGCTTCTCGTCGCCGCCACCGAACGCTGCTGAATTCGTGATTCACAA GGGTCTATTGCGAGTGTTGGCCGCTCGCAAGGCAATGGTGGACGAAAAGGTCGCTGATTGGGCCTTGGGAGAGGCTATGGCCTTCGGCTCTCTGCTGAAGGAGGGAATCCATGTGCGCCTTTCGGGACAGGATGTCGAGCGCGGTACCTTCTCGCATCGCCACCATGTGCTGCACCACCAGCTGGTCGACAAGGCCACCTACAACTCGCTGCAGCACATGTACCCAGATCAGGCGCCCTACTCCGTCTCCAACAGCTCGCTGTCGGAGTACGCAGTGCTTGGTTTCGAGCACGGTTACTCGATGACCAATCCCAATGCCCTGGTGCTGTGGGAGGCTCAGTTCGGAGACTTCAGCAACACGGCCCAGTCGATCATCGATCAGTTCATCTCCAGCGGTCAGTCAAAGTGGGTGCGCCAATCGGGTCTGGTGATGCTCCTGCCCCACGGCATGGAAGGCATGGGCCCCGAGCACTCCTCGTGCCGAGTGGAGCGCTTCCTGCAAATGAGCAGCGACGATCCCGACTACTTCCCACCAGAGTCCGATGAGTTCGGAGTGCGACAGCTGCACGACATTAACTGGATCGTGGCAAACTGCTCGACGCCCGCCAACTACTACCACATCCTGCGCCGACAGATCGCATTGCCTTTCCGCAAGCCCCTGATCCTGTGCACGCCCAAATCGCTGCTGCGTCACCCCGAGGCTAAGAGTCCTTTCAGCGAGATGAGCGAGGGCAGCGAGTTCCAGCGCATCATCCCCGACAACGGTCCCGCCGGCCAGAATCCCAGCAATGTGAAGAAGGTCGTCTTCTGCTCGGGCCGCGTCTACTACGATTTGACCAAGACACGTAGGGAAAAGCAGCTGGAGGGCGAAATCGCCATTGTGCGCGTGGAGCAG ATCTCTCCCTTCCCCTTCGATCTGGTCAAGGAGCAGGCCAACCTGTATAAGAATGCCGAACTCGTGTGGGCCCAAGAGGAGCACAAGAACCAGGGCAGCTGGACCTATGTGCAACCTCGTTTCCTCACCGCCTTGAACCACAGCCGCGACGTCAG CTACGTCGGCCGCGCCTGCGGAGCCTCCACCGCCACCGGATCCAAGGCCCAGCACATCCGTGAGCTGAACGCGCTGCTCAATGACGCGATTTCGACCTAA
- the LOC6738408 gene encoding 2-oxoglutarate dehydrogenase-like, mitochondrial isoform X1: MHRAHTAFSLALSPMAHKNFATWLLKSSSSQQVSLMAKVTAAAAVRTYNSAAAEPFANGSTASYVEEMYNAWLRDPTSVHTSWDAYFRSNSYVSPPNLAPVQANTLPLTSFNFGGAVSGAAPDSKTIDDHLAVQAIIRSYQSRGHLASDLDPLGILTREKTVCKDGLARRANEDVLRQHSGFLFGEQDMDRQFKLPSTTFIGGDEASLPLKEILNRLENVYCNKIGVEFMFINSLEQCNWIRKRFETPGVLNFSPEEKRLILARLTRATGFEAFLAKKYSSEKRFGLEGCEIMIPALKEIIDVSTELGVESVIMGMPHRGRLNTLANVCRKPLNQIFTQFAGLEAADDGSGDVKYHLGTYIERLNRVTNKNIRLAVVANPSHLEAVDPVVQGKTRAEQFYRGDQEGKKVMSILIHGDAAFCGQGVVYETMHLSDLPDYTTHGTIHVVANNQIGFTTDPRFSRSSPYCTDVARVVNAPIFHVNADDPEAVMHVCKVAAEWRATFHKDCVIDLVGYRRNGHNEIDEPMFTQPLMYQKIRKHKNCLDLYADKLIAEGTVTGEEVKSVAAKYENICEEAFALAKTETHVKYKDWLDSPWSGFFEGKDPLKVAPTGVKEETLIHIGNRFSSPPPNAAEFVIHKGLLRVLAARKAMVDEKVADWALGEAMAFGSLLKEGIHVRLSGQDVERGTFSHRHHVLHHQLVDKATYNSLQHMYPDQAPYSVSNSSLSEYAVLGFEHGYSMTNPNALVLWEAQFGDFSNTAQSIIDQFISSGQSKWVRQSGLVMLLPHGMEGMGPEHSSCRVERFLQMSSDDPDYFPPESDEFGVRQLHDINWIVANCSTPANYYHILRRQIALPFRKPLILCTPKSLLRHPEAKSPFSEMSEGSEFQRIIPDNGPAGQNPSNVKKVVFCSGRVYYDLTKTRREKQLEGEIAIVRVEQISPFPFDLVKEQANLYKNAELVWAQEEHKNQGSWTYVQPRFLTALNHSRDVSQSDEQSSSTNTTTTTDHTNHESDTDSDSKSKPWLSRMFAAPNSGGDPKDLAQTLGGDFNAAKHFDLKNVRHDFNRPAGIAAAPGARIAKTGRKISYVGRACGASTATGSKAQHIRELNALLNDAIST, from the exons ATGCATAGAGCCCACACAGCCTTCAGCCTGGCCTTGTCGCCGATGGCGCACAAGAACTTCGCCACATGGCTGctcaagagcagcagcagtcagcAGGTGAGTTTG ATGGCCAAGGTAACTGCAGCGGCCGCTGTGCGCACCTACAACTCCGCGGCTGCCGAACCTTTTGCCAACGGCAGCACCGCCTCCTACGTGGAGGAGATGTACAACGCCTGGCTTCGGGATCCCACTTCCGTGCACACC TCCTGGGACGCGTACTTCCGCAGCAACAGCTACGTTAGCCCGCCCAACTTGGCGCCCGTGCAGGCCAACACTCTGCCGCTGACCTCCTTCAACTTTGGAGGAGCCGTCTCCGGCGCTGCGCCCGACTCCAAGACCATTGACGACCATCTGGCCGTCCAGGCCATCATCAGGAGCTACCAG TCACGAGGTCATTTGGCATCTGATCTGGATCCGCTTGGAATTTTGACTCGCGAAAAAACCGTCTGCAAGGATGGGCTAGCACGTCGTGCTAACGAAGATGTGCTCAGGCAGCACTctgggtttttgtttg gcgaGCAGGACATGGATCGCCAGTTCAAGCTGCCCAGCACTACCTTCATCGGAGGCGATGAGGCTTCGTTGCCCCTAAA GGAAATCCTGAACCGCCTGGAGAACGTCTACTGTAACAAGATTGGCGTTGAGTTCATGTTCATCAACTCGCTGGAGCAATGCAACTGGATCCGCAAGCGTTTTGAGACTCCCGGCGTCCTCAACTTCTCGCCCGAGGAGAAGCGTCTGATCCTGGCCCGTTTGACCCGTGCCACCGGCTTCGAGGCTTTCCTGGCCAAGAAGTACTCTTCTGAGAAACGTTTCGGTCTGGAGGGTTGCGAGATCATGATCCCAGCCCTGAAGGAGATCATCGACGTGTCAACGGAGTTGGGAGTGGAGTCGGTCATCATGGGCATGCCCCATCGTGGACGTCTAAACACCTTGGCCAATGTGTGCCGCAAGCCCTTGAACCAGATCTTCACCCAGTTCGCTGGTCTGGAGGCTGCTGATGAT GGCTCTGGTGATGTCAAGTACCATCTGGGTACATACATCGAGCGATTGAACCGCGTCACAAACAAGAACATCCGCTTGGCTGTCGTGGCCAACCCGTCCCATCTGGAGGCTGTGGATCCCGTGGTGCAGGGCAAGACCCGTGCCGAGCAGTTCTACCGTGGCGACCAGGAGGGCAAGAAGGTTATGTCCATTTTGATTCACGGTGATGCCGCCTTCTGCGGACAGGGTGTCGTTTACGAAACTATGCATCTGTCGGATCTGCCCGACTACACCACACACGGAACTATCCATGTGGTGGCCAACAACCAGATCGGTTTCACCACCGATCCCCGTTTCTCGAGGTCCTCTCCCTACTGTACGGATGTGGCTCGTGTCGTCAATGCTCCTATTTTCCACGTGAACGCTGACGATCCAGAGGCTGTGATGCATGTGTGCAAGGTGGCTGCTGAATGGCGTGCCACTTTCCACAAGGATTGTGTTATTGATTTGGTCGGATACCGCCGCAATGGACACAACGAGATCGACGAGCCCATGTTCACGCAACCCTTGATGTACCAGAAGATCCGCAAGCACAAGAACTGTCTGGACCTGTATGCCGACAAACTGATCGCTGAGGGCACTGTCACCGGCGAGGAGGTCAAGTCGGTTGCTGCTAAATACGAGAACATTTGCGAGGAGGCATTCGCTCTGGCCAAGACCGAGACCCACGTCAAGTACAAGGACTGGCTCGACTCGCCCTGGTCCGGCTTCTTCGAGGGCAAGGACCCCTTGAAGGTAGCGCCCACTGGAGTCAAGGAGGAGACCCTCATCCACATCGGCAACCGCTTCTCGTCGCCGCCACCGAACGCTGCTGAATTCGTGATTCACAA GGGTCTATTGCGAGTGTTGGCCGCTCGCAAGGCAATGGTGGACGAAAAGGTCGCTGATTGGGCCTTGGGAGAGGCTATGGCCTTCGGCTCTCTGCTGAAGGAGGGAATCCATGTGCGCCTTTCGGGACAGGATGTCGAGCGCGGTACCTTCTCGCATCGCCACCATGTGCTGCACCACCAGCTGGTCGACAAGGCCACCTACAACTCGCTGCAGCACATGTACCCAGATCAGGCGCCCTACTCCGTCTCCAACAGCTCGCTGTCGGAGTACGCAGTGCTTGGTTTCGAGCACGGTTACTCGATGACCAATCCCAATGCCCTGGTGCTGTGGGAGGCTCAGTTCGGAGACTTCAGCAACACGGCCCAGTCGATCATCGATCAGTTCATCTCCAGCGGTCAGTCAAAGTGGGTGCGCCAATCGGGTCTGGTGATGCTCCTGCCCCACGGCATGGAAGGCATGGGCCCCGAGCACTCCTCGTGCCGAGTGGAGCGCTTCCTGCAAATGAGCAGCGACGATCCCGACTACTTCCCACCAGAGTCCGATGAGTTCGGAGTGCGACAGCTGCACGACATTAACTGGATCGTGGCAAACTGCTCGACGCCCGCCAACTACTACCACATCCTGCGCCGACAGATCGCATTGCCTTTCCGCAAGCCCCTGATCCTGTGCACGCCCAAATCGCTGCTGCGTCACCCCGAGGCTAAGAGTCCTTTCAGCGAGATGAGCGAGGGCAGCGAGTTCCAGCGCATCATCCCCGACAACGGTCCCGCCGGCCAGAATCCCAGCAATGTGAAGAAGGTCGTCTTCTGCTCGGGCCGCGTCTACTACGATTTGACCAAGACACGTAGGGAAAAGCAGCTGGAGGGCGAAATCGCCATTGTGCGCGTGGAGCAG ATCTCTCCCTTCCCCTTCGATCTGGTCAAGGAGCAGGCCAACCTGTATAAGAATGCCGAACTCGTGTGGGCCCAAGAGGAGCACAAGAACCAGGGCAGCTGGACCTATGTGCAACCTCGTTTCCTCACCGCCTTGAACCACAGCCGCGACGTCAG CCAAAGCGATGAACAATCCTCCTCCACCAATACTACCACTACTACTGATCATACTAATCATGAATCCGACACCGATTCCGATTCAAAATCTAAACCGTGGCTGAGTCGCATGTTCGCCGCCCCGAACTCCGGCGGCGATCCTAAGGATCTGGCGCAAACCCTTGGCGGCGACTTCAATGCCGCCAAGCACTTTGACCTAAAGAATGTACGACACGATTTCAATAGGCCCGCGGGCATCGCGGCCGCTCCGGGCGCCCGCATAGCGAAAACCGGACGCAAAATTAG CTACGTCGGCCGCGCCTGCGGAGCCTCCACCGCCACCGGATCCAAGGCCCAGCACATCCGTGAGCTGAACGCGCTGCTCAATGACGCGATTTCGACCTAA